A genomic region of Clavibacter michiganensis subsp. insidiosus contains the following coding sequences:
- a CDS encoding acetate/propionate family kinase translates to MPVVLVVNSGSSSFKYQLIEMDSESVLASGLVERIGEPTGSTRHKAGGDSWERELPIADHTAGFQAMLDAFAEHGPSLEEGPPVAVGHRVVHGGDVFVEPTVVTDQVKADIDDLSALAPLHNPGALQGIEAAQQAFPDVPHVAVFDTAFHQTLPAEAYTYAIDRELAAAHRIRRYGFHGTSHKYVSEAAARLLGKPLEETRIIVLHLGNGASAAAVQGGRSIDTSMGLTPLEGLVMGTRSGDIDPAILFHLARHTDLGLDELETLLNRRSGLLGLTGLGDMRDVQRAAADGDEAAQTALGVYRHRIRHYVGAYAAQLGGVDAVVFTAGVGENNPLVRRRSLAGLEFMGIGIDDDRNELISSEARFVSPKGSPVAVLVIPTDEELEIARQSLAATAG, encoded by the coding sequence GTGCCCGTCGTCCTCGTCGTCAACTCCGGATCGTCGTCGTTCAAGTACCAGCTCATCGAGATGGACTCGGAGTCCGTGCTCGCGTCCGGCCTCGTGGAGCGCATCGGCGAGCCGACCGGATCCACCCGGCACAAGGCGGGCGGCGACTCGTGGGAGCGCGAGCTGCCCATTGCCGACCACACCGCGGGCTTCCAGGCGATGCTCGACGCGTTCGCGGAGCACGGCCCGTCGCTCGAGGAGGGGCCGCCCGTCGCGGTCGGCCACCGCGTCGTGCACGGCGGGGACGTGTTCGTCGAGCCGACCGTCGTCACGGATCAGGTGAAGGCCGACATCGACGACCTCTCGGCCCTCGCGCCGCTGCACAACCCCGGCGCGCTGCAGGGGATCGAGGCGGCCCAGCAGGCGTTCCCCGACGTCCCGCACGTGGCCGTGTTCGACACCGCCTTCCACCAGACGCTGCCCGCCGAGGCGTACACGTACGCGATCGACCGGGAGCTCGCGGCCGCGCACCGCATCCGCCGCTACGGCTTCCACGGCACGAGCCACAAGTACGTCTCGGAGGCCGCCGCGCGCCTGCTCGGGAAGCCGCTGGAGGAGACGCGGATCATCGTGCTGCACCTCGGCAACGGCGCGTCCGCCGCGGCTGTGCAGGGCGGCCGCTCCATCGACACGTCCATGGGGCTCACGCCGCTCGAGGGCCTCGTGATGGGGACGCGCTCCGGCGACATCGACCCCGCGATCCTGTTCCACCTCGCCCGCCACACCGACCTCGGGCTCGACGAGCTCGAGACGCTGCTCAACCGCCGGAGCGGCCTGCTCGGCCTCACCGGCCTCGGCGACATGCGCGATGTGCAGCGCGCCGCGGCGGACGGCGACGAGGCCGCGCAGACCGCGCTCGGGGTGTACCGCCACCGGATCCGCCACTACGTGGGCGCGTACGCGGCGCAGCTCGGGGGAGTGGACGCGGTCGTGTTCACCGCGGGGGTCGGCGAGAACAACCCGCTCGTGCGCCGCCGCTCGCTCGCGGGCCTCGAGTTCATGGGCATCGGGATCGACGACGACCGCAACGAGCTCATCAGCTCCGAGGCGCGCTTCGTGAGCCCCAAGGGCTCGCCCGTCGCGGTGCTCGTGATCCCCACCGACGAGGAGCTCGAGATCGCCCGGCAGTCGCTCGCGGCCACCGCGGGCTGA